One genomic window of Blastopirellula retiformator includes the following:
- a CDS encoding TVP38/TMEM64 family protein has product MRTFIKWLFLIGVLLLAPVVPLLFWEAEAEAVIVQWSEQPPSPLLTAGIVFSLLAADIFLPVPSSVVSTLAGSQLGTVGGTLVCWAGMTAGAVIAFALARKFGDPIVRRYSKAEDLLAMRKVADRIGPWGIALTRALPILAEAMVLLLGASRLTWRKFLPPTLLANLGIALAYAALGELAAQHEWILVAAGISAAAPLLLTWFFRRHLRQATDEPSGDQSSST; this is encoded by the coding sequence GTGCGTACCTTTATAAAATGGCTGTTCTTGATCGGCGTCCTGCTTCTGGCGCCGGTCGTCCCGCTATTGTTTTGGGAAGCGGAAGCCGAAGCGGTGATCGTCCAGTGGAGCGAGCAGCCGCCATCGCCGCTACTGACGGCGGGAATCGTCTTTTCGCTGTTGGCGGCCGATATCTTTCTGCCGGTTCCCTCCAGCGTCGTCAGCACCTTGGCGGGTTCGCAGCTGGGGACCGTGGGCGGAACGCTCGTCTGTTGGGCCGGAATGACGGCCGGCGCCGTGATCGCGTTCGCGCTGGCGCGGAAGTTTGGCGATCCGATCGTGCGGCGGTACTCGAAAGCGGAGGACCTGCTGGCGATGCGCAAGGTGGCCGATCGGATCGGACCTTGGGGGATCGCATTGACGCGGGCGCTGCCGATTTTGGCCGAAGCGATGGTGTTGCTGTTGGGAGCGAGTCGGCTGACGTGGCGAAAGTTCTTGCCGCCGACGCTACTTGCCAATTTGGGTATCGCCCTGGCGTACGCCGCCCTGGGAGAACTGGCGGCGCAGCACGAGTGGATCTTGGTCGCGGCGGGCATTAGCGCCGCCGCGCCGCTTCTCCTAACTTGGTTCTTTCGCCGTCACTTGCGGCAGGCTACGGACGAACCGTCTGGCGACCAATCGAGTAGTACGTAA
- a CDS encoding UDP-glucose dehydrogenase family protein, with product MKIAMVGTGYVGLVTGTCFADSGNQVTCVDINAAKVAALQEGKIPIFEPGLEELVVRNSEAGRLLFTTDLAAAVKDAELVYLGVGTPQGDDGAADLSALWAVVDGLAPHLQPDAAVVIKSTVPVGTNAQAYARLKELTGRECHVASNPEFLKEGAAIDDFMKPDRVVVGVRDEKVGEKLRRLYAPFLRTEKPFLVMSPESAELTKYVANAMLATKISFINTMANLTEKLGGDINDVRRGIGHDSRIGFSFLFPGVGYGGSCFPKDVRALEAMFARAGIDPVMLQAVDKINEEQKSTLLEKINDYYSDDLAGKTFAIWGLAFKPRTDDIREAPALVLIEKLLAAGAKVRVHDPEATENVAAIYGDKLIYCDLPLETLEGADALAINTEWAEFRQPDMNEVKRLLSAPVIFDGRNLYDCATMKDLGFTYYSIGRQTVRP from the coding sequence ATGAAAATCGCCATGGTAGGGACCGGCTATGTCGGTCTGGTGACGGGTACTTGTTTTGCGGACAGCGGAAATCAGGTTACCTGCGTCGATATCAACGCCGCCAAAGTCGCCGCGCTCCAAGAGGGTAAAATCCCGATTTTCGAGCCAGGCCTGGAAGAGCTGGTCGTGCGCAACTCCGAAGCGGGGCGGTTGCTCTTCACCACCGATCTGGCCGCAGCGGTCAAAGACGCCGAGTTGGTTTACCTGGGCGTCGGCACGCCGCAAGGCGACGATGGCGCCGCCGACCTGTCGGCCTTATGGGCGGTTGTCGATGGCCTGGCGCCGCACCTGCAGCCCGACGCCGCCGTCGTGATCAAAAGCACCGTGCCGGTCGGTACCAACGCCCAGGCCTACGCGCGGCTGAAAGAACTGACCGGTCGCGAGTGCCATGTCGCCAGCAATCCCGAATTCCTGAAAGAAGGGGCGGCGATCGACGACTTCATGAAACCGGACCGCGTTGTCGTGGGCGTTCGGGATGAGAAGGTCGGCGAGAAGTTGCGGCGTCTCTACGCTCCCTTCTTGCGAACCGAAAAGCCGTTTCTGGTCATGTCGCCCGAAAGCGCCGAGCTGACCAAGTACGTCGCCAACGCGATGCTCGCCACCAAGATCAGCTTCATCAATACGATGGCCAACCTGACTGAAAAGCTCGGCGGCGATATCAACGACGTTCGCCGCGGCATCGGTCATGACAGCCGCATCGGGTTCTCGTTCCTCTTCCCCGGCGTCGGTTACGGCGGCAGCTGTTTCCCCAAAGACGTTCGCGCGCTGGAAGCGATGTTCGCTCGCGCCGGTATCGACCCGGTCATGTTGCAAGCGGTCGATAAGATCAACGAAGAGCAAAAGAGCACGCTGCTCGAAAAGATCAATGACTACTACAGCGACGATCTCGCCGGCAAGACGTTCGCGATCTGGGGCCTGGCGTTCAAACCGCGGACCGACGACATTCGCGAAGCGCCGGCGCTGGTCTTGATCGAGAAGCTACTCGCCGCCGGCGCCAAGGTCCGGGTGCACGACCCGGAAGCGACCGAAAACGTTGCGGCGATTTACGGCGACAAACTGATCTATTGCGATCTGCCGCTCGAAACGCTGGAAGGCGCCGACGCCCTGGCGATCAACACCGAATGGGCCGAGTTCCGTCAGCCCGACATGAACGAAGTGAAGCGTCTCTTGAGTGCGCCGGTCATCTTCGACGGGCGCAACCTGTACGACTGTGCAACGATGAAAGACCTCGGCTTTACGTACTACTCGATTGGTCGCCAGACGGTTCGTCCGTAG
- a CDS encoding NAD-dependent epimerase/dehydratase family protein, which yields MRALITGAAGFGGYHLVEHSLAAGDQVMGIVRGSTNSLMGSAAIAHWDIREPIGGEAEDAVRQFEPDVIYHLAAISQASLCGADFPNDEAVHTNVDGTRRILDLAASLSSKPKIVIVSSSYIYGTVDQENPVVDESTIPLPNRGYGRSKLAAEQAALTQTDVPVVIARAFNHTGPGQTPNYIVPEWCKRVASSFEAIEVGSLSVSFDLSDVRDIVRGYRLLAEKGADRQIYNVGSGVSVKTGELMEMICSLSRRRPEIQERYPQTRSEPIADITAITKLGYAPQYSLQRTVADVLAEWA from the coding sequence GTGAGAGCGCTCATCACTGGCGCCGCCGGATTCGGAGGATACCATCTGGTCGAACATTCGCTCGCCGCCGGCGACCAAGTGATGGGTATCGTCCGCGGTTCGACCAATTCGCTGATGGGCAGCGCCGCGATCGCCCACTGGGACATTCGCGAACCGATCGGCGGCGAAGCGGAAGACGCCGTCCGCCAGTTCGAACCGGACGTGATCTATCATCTCGCCGCGATTAGTCAAGCCAGTTTGTGCGGGGCAGATTTTCCGAACGATGAGGCGGTTCACACCAACGTCGATGGAACGCGTCGAATCCTGGACCTGGCCGCATCGCTATCATCGAAACCAAAAATCGTCATCGTCAGCAGCTCTTACATCTATGGCACGGTTGATCAAGAAAACCCGGTCGTCGACGAATCGACCATTCCCTTGCCAAATCGCGGTTACGGTCGATCTAAGCTGGCCGCCGAACAAGCGGCCCTGACGCAGACCGACGTCCCGGTCGTCATCGCCCGAGCGTTCAATCACACCGGCCCTGGTCAAACCCCCAACTACATCGTGCCGGAATGGTGCAAGCGAGTCGCCTCCTCGTTTGAAGCGATTGAGGTGGGATCGCTAAGCGTCAGCTTTGATCTGAGCGACGTGCGAGATATTGTTCGCGGCTATCGCTTGCTCGCCGAGAAAGGCGCCGATCGCCAGATCTATAACGTAGGCAGCGGCGTCTCGGTTAAGACAGGCGAACTAATGGAAATGATCTGCAGTTTGTCGCGGCGGCGCCCAGAGATTCAAGAGCGCTATCCGCAGACCCGATCAGAACCGATCGCCGACATCACGGCCATTACCAAGCTCGGCTACGCGCCGCAATATTCGCTGCAGCGTACCGTCGCCGACGTTTTGGCCGAATGGGCCTAA